Below is a genomic region from Lemur catta isolate mLemCat1 chromosome 15, mLemCat1.pri, whole genome shotgun sequence.
ACCTCCCTCCCATCTCATGATGGCACCGTGTGACAGGCCATGCCATGCACCTGCTCTGGCGGTCCAAGCACCTGCCACCTCAGCCCTCGGCAGCCTCCATCCAGCCCACCACTCTCGTGCAGAGGCCTTCTCATCCTCCTTCTCCAGAACCCTCAGTGACGCTGCAGGGGGGCAGGACAAGGCCCTCTTGTCAAGTCACTGCTACCTTCCAGAGCcctgagggagagagaggagtttACAGCACAGGATCACCAGGGCATTGGTGGGGCGGCTGGGGCAAAACCCAGTCTCCCGCCCTAGTGAGCCACAGTTATGCCCTTTGTTCGCCCCCCAGACACAGAACCGTGGGCAGCGCATGAAGGAGGGGGCCCACATCAACCGctccctgctggccctgggcaACTGCATCAACGCACTCAGCGACAAGGGCAGCAACAAGTACATCAACTACCGCGACAGCAAGCTCACTCGGCTCCTGAAGGTaccagatttaacaaataaaaacacaagacaCCCAGCTAAATATAAATGTCAAATACAACAAAAGTTGTTTAAGTATGTCCTgtgcaatatttgggatatacttatactacaaaaattattcattatctgaaattcaaatttaactgggtatccTGTATTTTACCTGGCAGCCCTAACCCAAGGGCGGGCAGCAGGGAGGGAAAGCTGTACCTgaggcccccacccccaaccgagcacaaagaggttaagtaactttcccaagggcTCAGCTAGTAAGTTTTGGATGTAGGATCCAAATAGAGGTCTCCCTGGTCTAATCTCATGGCCACTGTTTACTGCCATCAGCCACTGTCATTACTGCACCCATAGCAGGGGAGGTGGGACAACTGCAAAATGACTGTCATCTTACAAGGGGAGGCAGCTGAGGATCAGAGGGGAAGGCGCTGCTTAAGGTCACACGGGTGGCTGTTGTGGAGCCGGGGCTTCCTCTGCATCACTCCGTGTGACTTTGCACacgtgagagagaaagaggaaggtggggggagagagagaacacacatGCCAAGGAGGGTGTCGGGAACAGCCTGGCAGGAGGAAGGCCTGGGGAGGTGGTCCCGGCTGACCTCAACCGCCCCACCCAGGACTCCCTGGGAGGGAACAGCCGCACCGTGATGATTGCCCACATCAGTCCGGCGAGCAGCGCCTTCGAGGAGTCCCGGAACACCCTGACCTACGCCGGCCGGGCCAAGAACATTAAGACCAGGGTGAGGGCCCCTGGCCTGTCCCCAGGACACACCTTCCTGGGCCAATAACCACCCCCCTGGGCCGatccctgccccaccccgccccacgcTCTCTGGAACCAGCCACCACTGCACgggccccactccccagccccatgTGACCTGTGCCCTTTCCTGCACCTGCTTGTCCACCCTGAGGCCCACGGCTCCCGAGGGTCCCATCTTCTTCTGTTGCAGGTCTctgcccccactccacccccttCCTCTCCGTCATTCAGACCTTTGGGTTTTCAAAGCATCTTGCCCCGCTAGCCAGCGTAAGGGGCAGCCTTGACTGAGCACTCACTCTGAGCCCCTCAGTTACctcatttattatctctttgccatctcatttgatcctcaaagTCAGGCAGGTGCTATCGCTGCCCCCATTGTACAGGTTGGGACAATGAGGCTTAGGGAGGTGAAGTGACTCCCCAGCTGGTCAGTGATGGTGCTGAGACTGGGCCTGGGTCCGCCCAGCTTCCCGGTCCATGTCCCCACCTCTCTGTGAGCATGTTGGAAGCCCTGCTGTCTGGTCAGAAACCTGTCTCGACCTGTTTgtgtgtggaggggtggggatggCTAAGTGTAAGAGAACACGCAGTGAACATTTCTCTGACACTTAACATTGTCCAGCCATGTCCTGGTGCTTTAAGTTTTATTCCAACCCTCAAGGAACTTAATAGGGGAGAGGAGACATATTCTTGAGATAGTTCAGAATATCGTTAGTAGCAGGTAAATTATGCCAACGGTAGGTGCTGAGACAAGTTAGGGAatggggaggtgggagtgggctGGTGGGATCAAGCGGAGCTCTTTGGGGAGAGTGAGTGGGACCCTGAAGGATGGGAGGACATTCCAGaagggtgggagtgggaagggaGAGGCTCTAAAGGCAGGAAGGGGCTGTCTGTCGTGGACATGGGAAGAGCAGGATGGTTCTTCGACCAGAGCAGGTGTTCACGTGGGAGCAGTGAGTCAAAAGAAAATCGAAGAGATAGTGGAGGGCCTTCACCACCAAGTGATGATATTAGGCATTCCCCCTGGGCAGTAGGGAGCCATCGAAGGTTGCTGACCAGAAGGCATGGAGGTGTGATAGGAGGCTGTGGGGTTGGAGGCCAGGAGGCCATTGCTGCCATCCagaaaggctgagagaggtggggAAGAATGAAAGGACAGCCCTGCAGGCCAGCCTCAGTGAGTGCATGGAGGCGGCCCAGTGCCTGGGGTCACTGTACCCCCTCGGCCCCATCCTGTCCTCCCACAGGTGAAGCAGAACCTGCTCAGCGTCTCCTACCACATCGCCCAGTACACCAACATCATTGCTGACCTGCGGGGCGAGATCCAGCGGCTCAAGTGCAAGATCGAGGAGCAGGCTGGGCGGGGCCAGGCCCGGGGCCGGCTGGCACGGGGTGACATCCGCCACATCCAAGGTGTGCATGAGAGCCCATCTCTAGCAGCCCTCTGCCAGGTGGTCTCATGTTGCTCTGGGGTCAGACTGTGCTGGGTTCAGATCCAGACTCCAGCTCTTTctggctgggtggccttgggctaGGCACTCACCTGCTCTGAGCCCTCTGGCCTTCAACTGTGCAACGGGATGATCTCTGCTTTGGAGAGCTGCCATGAAGATTAGGTGGGCTCACATGAGCGAGGCAGGTGGGTCACTCTGGGCGCCGCGGAGCGGGGCCGTGAGGCTGTGTCGCCACCACCAAGAGAGCCTTGCAGGTTGGTTTCCCAGCAGATGGCAGTAAAGTTTCTCAGGGGTGCTTCTTTATAGTTGGCGCAAAGGTGCTGTAAGGGCTAGCTCCCAGTTCACGCACAGGATCTGGGAGTCACCTTTGGGCAGCAGCCTACAGATCCAATGTGGTCGTGAGTGTGGCAGGAGGCAGTCAGCTAGGAggtcttcctggaggaagtggttgGGCAGGAAGTGGCAGCAGTGGgttgggaagaaagagaggagagagcccCAGGTGGGGCCAGCCTGAACCTGCCCCCTCCATTGacctctcccacccctgccccctgggCAGCCGAGGTCCAGATGCACAGCGGGCAGGGCGAGCAGGCCGAGATGGGGCAGCTTCGGGAGCAGCTCATCAGCGCCTTCCAGGAGCAGATGGACGTGCGGAGGCGCCTGCTGGAGCTGGAGAACCACTCCATGGAGGTCCAGATCGACACCTCCCGCCATCTGCTCACCATCGCCGGGTAAGCGCCCCCTGCTGTGGGACACTGCAGGTCCCACTGTGGTCCGGGGACAGAGGAGCAGGATTTGTGGTGCACGCCGTGCCCTGCCCCCACGGCCTGAGTCCCATGTCTCCCCGGGTGGGGCTGCCGCAGCTGGGAGCACGAGAAGTCGCGCAGGGCTCTCAAATGGCGGGAGGAGCATCGGAAGGAATCCTACACCAAGGACGACAGCGAGAAGGACTCTGACACCGGCGATGACCAGCCAGACACCCTGGAGCCGCCCGAGGTGGCGGCAGCCCGGGAGAGCATCGCAGCCCTGGCGGGCGAGCAGAAGAACCTGAGCAGGCAGAAGGTGCGCGGGGTCCCGGCGGGAGAGCGCGGGAGAGAGGAGGcgaggagctgggggagggggcagtagTGAGACGGGGAGCTCAGGCAGCCAATCCTGTGTGACCTTGCTAATTTctctaacctctctgtgcctcacattcctcatctgtaaaaggagagcAGTCAAGGTGCAGCCCTCCCGgggttgttgggaagattaaataaatgtCTGGCACATACCAAGGACTCAACGAATGGCAGCTAGTGGTATCATTAGGGTTTTCCAGATGACAGATCCTTTCCTTCTGTTCTGGGGCATAACCAAGGGCGGGGGGCATTCAGGGTATCCTGAGTCCTGAGGGCTCAGTTAGGCTGGGGTTGAGCATTTGTCTACAGAGCTGGTTCCAGGGGCAGATTGCGGTCAGTCCCCAAACAGTGGGCACAGCGGGGCCACCTTGCGGCAGCCCACGGTTGCAAGGCCCGAGATGCATCTTAGAGGCTTGAGCGCCAGCCGGATACCCGGAGTCCAGGGGCTGGAAGGGCGAGGGCTCGGGCTCTTCGCGGCTGCCTGGTGGTGACCCCGCGTCTCCCGCAGCTGGCGCTGGAGCAGCGCTGCCGGGAGCTGCGCGTGCGGGGCCGGCGCCTGGAGGAGACGCTGCCGCGGCGCATCGGCTCCGAGGAGCAGCGCGAGGTGCTCAGCCTGCTGTGCCGCGTGCACGAGCTCGAGGTGGAGAACACCGAGATGCAGTCGCACGCGCTGCTCCGCGACGGCGCACTCCGCCACCGCCGCGAGGCCGTGCGCCGCCTGGAGCAGCACCGCAGCCTCTGCGACGAGATCATCCAGGGCCAGCGGCAGGTCATTGAGGGTAGGGTCTGCGCCCCCACGCGTCCCAGCCACCTGCGGAGGGCCCGCGGGCCCGCGCttagccctgcccctcccctggcaGACTGCAACCTGGCCGTCCCGCAACACCTGGAGGAGCTCTACGAAGTGTACCTGCGGGAGCTGGAGGAGGGCAGCCTGGAGCGGGCCACCATCATGGACCGCGTGGCCTCCAGGGCCCTGCAGGTGGACGCCTGGGCCTGGGCACATATGCTAAGGGAGGGGCCACGCCCAAGGCAATGCCTGTAGGCAGCCAGGATGGGGGTGGGACCCAGCTGGGCAGCCCCTCAGGGAGgtgatttcctttccttcttacCCCACCCAAAGCCTTGCCAAGCCTAAGTAAGTTTGCCATCCCCGGGCATTCGTCTCTGGCACTTGTCCCCACCCAGGGTCTGAGGGTCAGGGTTGGCCATCTGAGATATCACAAATGGCCCCAGATGCCCTCCCAGGAGTCCAGGCCACCAGGCAATGCCACTAGGGGATGCCCAGCAGACCACAGCTTACCCCTGGGAGCCCACTGTCCTTCTGGGGCTGCCAGCCCATGTGACGGCTCTTTCCCCCTGTGCTGCTGCTACCTGGTCCAGGACCAGCTCTGACTGTCcacccctgctccccctcccaGGACAGCTCTTTGCCCAAGATTACCCCAGCAGGACCCACACTGACCCCAGATTCTGACCCGGAGAGCGTGAAGACGCTGAGTTCTGATGCTCAGCACCCGCAGAAcagcaccctccccaccctcagcacGGAGAGGTGAGACCAGGGACCACCTGCCCCAGCCATCGTGCTGTGCCCTGTCCTGGGGAGGCCAACCCGGATCAGGCCTAAATGGGGAAGATGAAGCCAGAATGAAAGGGAGGAGGTGGCACAGTCTGGAGCCAAGACCCCTgggttctctctccctccacaccACCAGcttctccctggggctgggggtgggaccTCAGTgggaccagcctggtcaacagcCACCCAATCCTCCTCTGCCAACCTCAGCGAAGCCCACCACGTGTTCAAGGCCAGTCCCAGAGCTTGGCAGATGAAGAGCTCCTCTgtgcccaccccacctcccatccaGACTGGCAGCCTGGTGAGCCAGGAGGTGAGCTGTGAGCACCCACTGGCCCCGAGAGTGcctctgctgggggtggggggcacaggggTGGACGCACTGCAGTCAGGATGGAGCCTTTCTTAAACAGCCACCACCCCTGCGTCTGCTGACTGGGGCATGGGGTCCCTGCTGTGTTCGAGGGTTCCCTCCTCCCAACCACTTCGCCCCACAGGCCCCCGCTCTGGACAGCCTGGGCAGCCGGATCAACTCTTCCCCCGACAGTGGCGAGAATCTGTCAGAGATCTCCTTGTCCCACAAAGGTGTGTgcgcccctgcccaccctgccagcccctgcctggcctcaTCTAAACTGCTCAGAtcaccctcctgccctctgcaCTGCCCAGTGCACCCGTGCATTGGGTGCTACCTATTCCATAGAGACCCCAGTGCCCCCCAAGGACTAGCCACCtgctcaaggacacacagagagCTGGGAACACAATCAGAAATTAGAATGGGGAACACAGGGCACTTAGAATCATGCCTTCTCATTGTAATAGCAAATATTAACTGCATGCCTGCCCCCTGGACACTGCGGTTTAAGCCCCTTATCTCCATTAATCCTGAAATAATGCTATGGGGTTAGTTTTACCATCCCTTGTTTACAGGTGGAAGTGAGGCTCACAAAGGTGTCCCAAGTTTCTTACACGGCAAGTCACGGGGGGTGCTGGGATTGAAACCCAGGCGGTCTGGCTGCCGCCCGTGTCTGCCATGGCAGAGGAGGGTGCTGGGAGGCGGCCTTGATCTGGGGTTGGGGGCTCCCTGTGTTCCgctgcagagaggaaggagatcCTGACCGGCACCAAGTGCATCTCAGTGAAGGCCGCCAGGCGGCGCTCGCGGGCCCTGGCCCCTGAGGGGCGCCACCTGCTGGTGCCCGCGACAGAGCGCAGCAGCCTGTCCCTGCACTCGCTGAGTGAGGCTGAAGATGTGCAGCCGCCAGGCCAGCTGGCCTGCAAGCGGCCGCCCAGCCCCGCGCTGCAGCACGCTGCCAGCGAGGACAACCTGTCCAGCAGCACGGGCGAGGCCCCACCCCTGGCGGCCGGGCATCGCAGTGAcggccctgggccctggctgcgTGGCCAGAAGAAAAGCCCCGGCAAGAAAAGAGAGGAGTCGCTGGAGGCGAAGAGGAGGAAGCGGCGGTCCCGGTCCTTCGAGGTCACAGGGCAAGGGGTGAGGCgaagggcagggggtgggtgtcTGGGCCCCTTCGGATGGGGCCCTGAAGGTTGGATTCCTCCAGAGGCCCCCCACGGCACCTCTGGCCTGCACGACACCCCGAGACACCCCCCACCACAAAGCCTCTGTCCTCGGGCTGGTGGTGTAGCTGGGGCAGATCCTGGTGGCAGATCTCCGCCTCACCTCACTGTTCAACCAACACAGCTCTCCCGCCCCAAGACACACCTCCTGGGGCCCCGTCCTGCAGGGAGCATCTCAGACCACAGGATGCACCCAGCCCCCAGTACCCGGCTTCTGGGAAAGGTGACGCTGCCTTTGGCCAAAGTCAAACTCCCTCCAAGCCAGAACACGGGTCAGTACCggcaagggaagggaggagggagaggctgtGGCTGTCCCCTGCTGGAAGCATGGGTCTCGCACAGTACTCATGGGACTGGCATCTTGGGGTGTGCCCCTAGGGACTTCAAGGCCACCGGgcgagaggaggggagggggaggcattCCTAAACCACTTATCCTgatcctggccctgcctctgttGCAGGCTCTGGGGACCCCTCACCCCTTGCTGTTCCCCCCAACCCAGCTGGCATTTCCCGACGGGCTACCCGTGGGCCCCGCCTGCTCCATGGTGCAAGCACCCATGGCAAAGATGGACCCTTCCGGCATAACTGAGCGGCTCTGCCTGGAACTGGCTCCCCTGCCACCCAAGACTGAATGGGGTGTAGCAGGGCCTGGGAAGTGGAGGCTGGGCAGATGGCGATGACCTGGGAGCAGAAGCTCAGGATCTCGGAAGGTGGGGGCTCCTGAGACCCAGGAATTGCAGGGGTGTCTGCCCCACCCGTCCACGCTTTCAGTGCCACTGGGGAAGGGAGGTGAGGCCAGGAGGCATGTCCAGAATGCCTGGGCTCCCTGGCCTCCAGCCCTGGACAGACCACTGTTGCCAAAACCCTGTGCAGACCTGTGGCCAGTCTCGGCCTTGGAAATGGAGGAGAGGAACTGCTATGGAGATGGGGTCCCTGGCCCACCTCTGGGACCAGGGCATCCTGGACAGGTGGGGAGAGACCAATGGGCATTTCTCATATtatggttgggggtggggggaaggaagcTGGTTTTGTTACTTGGCAGTggcttttcctcccttcctttttaacAGTAAAATCCCATTTGGGTCTCAATGATTGTGTTGGAAACTAGACCTTGTCTGGAACGTGGAGTGGCCACGACTGATTAAGATTCAACCAACTCCCGTCCCCTCCCTACCCTCTCCCCCCATGGCTGTATAGCACCAACCTGCCAGCACCTGTGGAAAGGGGCTTTTCTCTAGACCTGAAGCCCTTCCCAGGATGCAGCTAGCAACGTGCTTCCATGCCACCATCCTGCCACCCTCACACCTGCCCAGGCCCCCTCCTAGGAGGATCAGGGACGTGGGGTGGCCCAGAGTACAGAAAGCCTCACAGCCCAGGCAAGGAGTTTGCCCCTTGGAGGTCGGGACTGAGAAACTGCTCAGCCAGGCCCCTCTGCTTCAGGGTGAGAAAACTCCTGCCAGGGGTACTGGGGTGCCCCTGGCTTCCCAGGCTGGCCAGGTGCTCTGACCTTTTGGATGTTCTTACCTGCCCTGCACCACGTCTGTGGCACCATGTCTGCACCAAGCCCTCGCTCTCAGGGAACAGCTCAGTGAAGGGCACGGGAGACCCGCAGCTTGTGGGACTGGGCTGTTTACACCCAGGGACTGGCGGTTCAAACAccccctcacctctctgagcatcGGTTTATTCTGGACGAAGAGCGTTGCCTTCAAGTCAGCTGTGAAATCAGCTGCAGACACCAGGCGTGTGGTCTAGCATCCCTCACCAGATTCCGCCCAGCCCCAAGGCCACCAGTACCTGGCCAGCCGGGGGCCAGCTTGTAGCCACCTCTACTTCGCCCTTCCCAGGTCCCTGGGGCCGTCCAGGCCTTTATTTCCCAATTTGGAGGCTACTTGGGGGTCCGGATGAGGGTGTGGTAGACGGGCTTGACGATGAGGTGCAGGTGCAGGGCGTTCTCCACCAGGTACTCGGAGTTGCGCCGCTGCAGGTCGGCGTGCACCAAGAAGTCGCCGGCCTCCTCGCTGCTCTGGTGGAAGCTGTAGGCGTGGCGGACGAGCAGGCGGCCCTGCTGGCGCGCGCCCACCAGCACGGTCTTCTGGAAGCTCACACCCGCCGCGTCGCCGCCGCTGCTAGCCGGCGTGACCACGAGCCGCGGCCGGCCGTCCTCGGGGCGCGCGGCGGGCAGCGCGGTGCCCGCGGCGTCCGCGTAGACGGGGCGCAGGCTGACAGGCAGCCAGCGTGGCGAGAAGAGCACGTTCCACGTGACTCGGCGGCCCGCATCGTGGCCGCTCGGGCCCAGCTGCGTCTGGAAGCTGGTGCTGCGGTCGTCGCGGGCCGGGTTGTTGATGACCCACGGGGCGCCCCAGGCGGGCGCGAGGTAGTTGCGGGGCAGGAAGGCGCTGCCGTTGACGTCGAAGAACTTGGCGTAGTGCAGCGGCGAGGCGGCGTGGAACTGGTAGGCCTGCAGCAGCAGGTCAGCCACCGCCGGGCCGTGGCGCGCCAGGGCGGCCGAGCGCGCCTGCAGCTGGAACAGCTGGGCCGGCGGGATCATCGGGTAGCGGATGGCGCGCAGCGCGCGCTCGGCCACGGCGGGGGGGCGGCCGCGCGCGGCCCAGCCAGGCCTCCAGCGCATGGAACAGCTCCAGCTCGTCCTGCAGCACCAGGTCCGAGCGCTGCAGCAGCTGCGCCAGCAGCTCGGGGCTCACGGCGCCCCACTCGGCGCTGGCCGC
It encodes:
- the BTBD17 gene encoding LOW QUALITY PROTEIN: BTB/POZ domain-containing protein 17 (The sequence of the model RefSeq protein was modified relative to this genomic sequence to represent the inferred CDS: deleted 1 base in 1 codon); this encodes MLRIGYSKPRSWGSFWAILTLVGLVTRAAQRADVGGEAAGTSINHSQVLLQRLQELLRQGNASDVVLRVQAAGTDEVRVFHAHRLLLGLHSELFRELLSNQSEVVLQEPRDCAAVFDKFIRYLYCGELTVLLAQAIPLHRLATKYGVASLQRGVADYMRAHLAGGAGPAVGWYHYAVSTGDEALRESCLQFLAWNLSAVAASAEWGAVSPELLAQLLQRSDLVLQDELELFHALEAWLGRARPPPAVAERALRAIRYPMIPPAQLFQLQARSAALARHGPAVADLLLQAYQFHAASPLHYAKFFDVNGSAFLPRNYLAPAWGAPWVINNPARDDRSTSFQTQLGPSGHDAGRRVTWNVLFSPRWLPVSLRPVYADAAGTALPAARPEDGRPRLVVTPASSGGDAAGVSFQKTVLVGARQQGRLLVRHAYSFHQSSEEAGDFLVHADLQRRNSEYLVENALHLHLIVKPVYHTLIRTPK